From the genome of Naumannella halotolerans, one region includes:
- a CDS encoding serine hydrolase domain-containing protein: MTERFTDRRTLLISLGINLCVGLAIALLIAPTTHLGDRTDGDPALAERVRKTLGSGAGYGSVAAAEITTDSVSHAGLGPEGEVPNADSSFELGSITKTFTASLLALAIERDEVTLDDPVADHLPELAASEAGTVTLRELATHTSGIPSIPPAMATRWSFFGPGTFTAVGGNPYRGVATATLLQWVAQTPLDGRGEDRYSNAGVAVLGHALAAAAGTDYSTLLQDRLLDPLGMESTVLLGDDSAEPEQFSGSHMTNGIRAVPWSGEAFAPAGTSTRTTAADMSRYAQALLDGTAPGAAAMEPIAEVVSDGVPTPGAMLWQLEDVDGTSITWHNGGTAGSSSMLAIDREAGRAVLLLSNHYNDESGATTDAGILLVTDSEASTDSPPLTLTSFVPVLIGLFFGLSLPIAAFRRKSPTRLQVADGVVWGLAGVLVILIGGPWANIPPALLAVPIALLLGASSPAVRRLLTDDTTKTGWWSIPSLLIGAAVLAYCLACVAR; the protein is encoded by the coding sequence ATGACCGAACGGTTCACCGACCGACGGACCCTCCTGATCAGCCTGGGGATCAACCTGTGCGTCGGCCTGGCCATCGCCCTGCTGATCGCCCCGACCACCCATCTGGGTGACCGAACCGACGGGGACCCAGCACTGGCCGAAAGGGTCCGCAAGACCCTCGGATCGGGTGCCGGCTACGGTTCCGTCGCAGCCGCGGAGATCACCACCGATTCGGTCAGCCACGCCGGTCTGGGGCCGGAGGGCGAGGTCCCGAACGCCGATTCGAGCTTCGAGCTCGGATCGATCACCAAAACCTTCACCGCGAGCCTGCTGGCTCTGGCGATCGAGCGCGATGAGGTCACCCTGGACGATCCGGTCGCCGATCATCTGCCCGAGCTGGCCGCCAGCGAAGCCGGCACCGTCACCCTGCGGGAACTGGCCACGCACACCTCCGGCATCCCCAGCATCCCGCCGGCCATGGCGACCCGCTGGTCCTTCTTCGGCCCCGGGACGTTCACCGCGGTCGGCGGAAACCCGTATCGGGGTGTCGCGACCGCCACCTTGCTCCAGTGGGTGGCACAGACTCCGCTGGACGGCCGCGGAGAGGACCGCTACTCCAATGCCGGGGTCGCGGTACTGGGCCACGCGCTCGCGGCAGCGGCCGGCACCGACTACTCGACGCTGCTGCAGGATCGGCTGCTCGACCCGCTCGGGATGGAATCCACGGTGTTGCTCGGTGACGACTCTGCCGAACCGGAGCAGTTCAGCGGATCACACATGACCAACGGCATCCGTGCGGTCCCGTGGTCAGGTGAGGCATTCGCCCCGGCCGGCACCTCTACCCGTACCACCGCCGCAGACATGAGCCGCTATGCCCAGGCGCTGCTCGACGGCACCGCCCCGGGCGCCGCTGCCATGGAGCCGATCGCAGAGGTGGTCTCCGACGGCGTCCCCACCCCCGGCGCCATGCTGTGGCAGTTGGAGGACGTCGACGGCACATCGATCACCTGGCACAACGGAGGCACTGCCGGCAGTTCCTCGATGCTGGCGATCGACCGGGAGGCGGGGCGGGCGGTGCTGTTGTTGTCCAACCATTACAACGACGAGTCCGGCGCGACCACGGATGCCGGCATCTTGCTGGTGACCGATTCCGAAGCCTCCACAGATAGCCCGCCGCTGACCCTCACGAGTTTCGTGCCGGTGCTGATCGGGTTGTTCTTCGGGCTGTCACTGCCGATCGCCGCCTTTCGCCGCAAGTCACCGACCCGTCTGCAGGTGGCCGACGGCGTGGTCTGGGGGCTGGCCGGGGTCCTGGTGATCCTGATCGGCGGGCCCTGGGCGAACATCCCGCCAGCCCTGCTGGCGGTCCCGATCGCGCTGCTGCTCGGGGCCTCCTCCCCCGCTGTCCGTCGTCTGCTCACCGACGACACCACGAAGACCGGTTGGTGGTCGATACCGAGCCTGCTGATCGGAGCGGCCGTCCTCGCCTACTGTCTGGCCTGCGTCGCCCGCTGA
- a CDS encoding single-stranded DNA-binding protein has product MEARVMLSGRVGGPIEVHGPPQGVRVATFRLGCTPRQRDGSSGEWTDLPTTWVTVKVFGRLAWNVGFSLGKGEPVLVQGRLRTEQWENRDGEPRERLVIHADVVGHDLTYGTTVFKKRESPQPRPESDDAESAPVTMADGESVDPVTGEIAA; this is encoded by the coding sequence ATGGAAGCGCGCGTGATGTTGAGCGGACGAGTGGGCGGGCCGATCGAGGTCCACGGACCACCGCAGGGGGTGCGCGTGGCGACGTTCAGGCTCGGTTGCACCCCGCGTCAGCGCGATGGTTCATCAGGGGAGTGGACGGACCTGCCGACCACCTGGGTGACGGTGAAGGTCTTCGGTCGACTCGCCTGGAACGTCGGCTTCTCGCTGGGCAAGGGCGAGCCGGTCCTGGTCCAGGGACGGTTGCGGACCGAGCAGTGGGAGAACCGTGACGGCGAACCGCGGGAGCGGCTGGTGATCCATGCCGATGTGGTCGGCCACGACCTGACCTACGGCACCACGGTGTTCAAGAAGCGGGAGTCGCCACAGCCGCGTCCCGAATCCGATGACGCCGAGTCCGCTCCGGTCACCATGGCCGACGGTGAATCGGTCGACCCGGTCACCGGTGAGATCGCCGCCTGA